One window of Triticum dicoccoides isolate Atlit2015 ecotype Zavitan chromosome 5A, WEW_v2.0, whole genome shotgun sequence genomic DNA carries:
- the LOC119301576 gene encoding subtilisin-like protease SBT1.8: MQQPPRLLLVLLFCLAASSALASGGDEGAATYIVYLNPALKPSPYATHLHWHHAHLDALSVDPESHLLYSYTTAAPSAFAARLLPSHVTELRGHPAVASVHEDVLHPLHTTRSPSFLHLPPYSAPAPSADGGSSDVIVGVLDTGVWPESPSFADAGLGPVPSRWRGSCETNATDFPSSMCNRKLIGARGFFRGFGAGGRNGSSHGTTELSSPRDHDGHGTHTASTAAGAVVADASLLGYAHGTARGMAPGARVAAYKVCWRQGCFSSDILAGMEQAIEDGVDVLSLSLGGGSYPLSRDPIAVGALAATRRGIVVACSAGNSGPAPSSLVNTAPWIITVGAGTLDRNFPAYAKLGNGETHAGMSLYSGDGLGDDKFPLVYNKGIRPGSNASKLCMSGTLDASAVKGKVVLCDRGGNSRVEKGQVVKLAGGVGMVLANTAQSGEEVVADSHLLPAVAVGAKSGDAIRAYVESDAGAEVALSFAGTAVDVHPAPVVAAFSSRGPNRQVAQLLKPDVIGPGVNILAGWTGSVGPTGLTIDERRPAFNILSGTSMSCPHISGLAAFVKAAHPDWSPSAIKSALMTTAYTVDNTGSPLLDAAGANATATATPWAFGSGHVDPVKALSPGLVYDTSIDDYVAFLCTVGGASPRQVQAITGAPNATCQRKLSSPGDLNYPSFSVVFGLRKSRTTVKYHRELTNVGAAGSVYAAKVTGPPSIVVSVKPARLVFKKAGDKLRYTVAFKSTAEGGPMDAAFGWLTWSSGEQDVRSPISYTWGM; this comes from the exons ATGCAGCAACCACcccgtctcctcctcgtcctcctcttctgCCTCGCCGCCTCGTCCGCGCTTGCGTCCGGCGGGGATGAAGGCGCGGCGACCTACATTGTGTACCTGAACCCCGCGCTCAAGCCGTCGCCGTACGCCACGCACCTCCACTGGCACCACGCGCACCTCGACGCGCTCTCCGTGGACCCTGAAAGCCACCTCCTCTACTCCTACACCACGGCCGCGCCGTCTGCCttcgccgcgcgcctcctcccgtcACACGTGACCGAGCTCCGCGGCCACCCCGCCGTCGCGTCGGTCCACGAGGATGTCCTGCACCCGCTCCACACCACGCGCTCACCTTCGTTCCTCCACCTCCCGCCGTACAGCGCTCCGGCTCCTAGCGCGGACGGCGGGAGCTCCGACGTCATCGTCGGGGTGCTCGACACTGGTGTTTGGCCCGAGAGCCCCAGCTTCGCCGATGCCGGCCTGGGCCCCGTGCCATCGCGGTGGCGCGGGAGCTGCGAGACCAATGCCACCGACTTCCCCTCCTCGATGTGCAACCGGAAGCTCATCGGCGCGCGCGGCTTCTTCCGGGGCTTCGGGGCGGGCGGCAGGAACGGCTCCTCCCATGGGACCACCGAGCTCTCGTCGCCGAGGGACCACGACGGGCACGGCACCCACACGGCGTCCACGGCGGCGGGGGCCGTGGTGGCCGACGCGAGCCTCCTCGGTTACGCCCACGGCACGGCTCGGGGCATGGCGCCCGGGGCGCGCGTCGCGGCGTACAAGGTGTGCTGGAGGCAGGGATGCTTCAGCTCGGACATACTCGCGGGCATGGAGCAGGCCATCGAGGACGGGGTCGACGTGCTCTCGCTGTCGCTGGGAGGCGGCTCGTATCCGCTCTCCCGCGACCCCATCGCCGTCGGCGCGCTGGCGGCCACCCGCCGCGGCATCGTCGTCGCGTGCTCCGCGGGGAACAGCGGGCCGGCGCCGTCGTCGCTGGTGAACACTGCCCCGTGGATCATCACCGTCGGAGCCGGCACGCTCGACCGGAACTTCCCGGCGTACGCGAAGCTCGGCAATGGCGAGACCCATGCCGGCATGTCGCTCTACTCGGGCGATGGGCTGGGTGACGACAAGTTCCCCCTGGTGTACAACAAAGGCATCCGCCCGGGCAGCAACGCGAGCAAGCTCTGCATGTCGGGCACGCTGGACGCGTCGGCGGTGAAGGGCAAGGTGGTCCTGTGCGACCGGGGCGGGAACTCGCGGGTGGAGAAGGGGCAGGTGGTGAAGCTGGCGGGCGGCGTCGGGATGGTGCTCGCGAACACCGCACAGAGCGGCGAGGAGGTCGTGGCGGACAGCCACCTGCTCCCCGCCGTGGCCGTCGGCGCCAAGAGCGGCGACGCCATAAGGGCGTACGTGGAGTCGGACGCCGGCGCGGAGGTGGCGTTGAGCTTCGCCGGCACCGCTGTGGACGTGCACCCGGCGCCGGTGGTGGCCGCGTTTAGCTCCCGTGGGCCGAACAGGCAGGTGGCGCAGCTGCTGAAGCCGGACGTGATCGGACCGGGGGTGAACATCCTGGCCGGGTGGACGGGGTCCGTCGGGCCGACTGGGCTGACCATCGACGAGCGGCGGCCGGCGTTCAACATCTTGTCAG GGACATCCATGTCGTGCCCGCACATCAGCGGGCTCGCGGCGTTCGTGAAGGCGGCGCACCCGGACTGGAGCCCCAGCGCCATCAAGTCGGCGCTCATGACCACCGCCTACACCGTCGACAACACCGGATCGCCCCTCCTCGACGCGGCCGGCGCCAACGccacggccacggccacgccatgggccTTCGGCTCCGGCCACGTCGACCCCGTCAAGGCCCTCTCCCCGGGCCTCGTCTACGACACGTCCATCGACGACTACGTCGCCTTCCTCTGCACCGTCGGCGGCGCCTCGCCCCGGCAGGTCCAGGCCATCACGGGGGCGCCAAACGCGACGTGCCAGCGGAAGCTGTCCAGCCCCGGCGACCTCAACTACCCGTCCTTCTCCGTCGTCTTCGGCCTCCGCAAGTCGCGCACCACCGTCAAGTACCACCGCGAGCTGACCAACGTCGGCGCCGCCGGGTCGGTGTACGCGGCCAAGGTCACCGGCCCGCCCAGCATCGTGGTGTCCGTGAAGCCGGCCAGGCTCGTGTTCAAGAAGGCCGGGGACAAGCTCAGGTACACCGTCGCGTTCAAGTCGACGGCGGAGGGCGGCCCCATGGACGCCGCGTTCGGGTGGCTGACGTGGAGCAGCGGGGAGCAGGACGTGCGGAGCCCGATATCGTATACGTGGGGGATGTAG
- the LOC119301578 gene encoding uncharacterized protein LOC119301578: protein MAAAAGDEPETTVEVKLRAVGPSRPTTIRLPPLISVADLRRSVALDRRLPEDRLRLVLRGTTLPWGDDTHVKLRDGDSLIVAVAPKPPAKHLRGDDDDDDDDDEEELKFKIPQTTTWWKKRIFIFLREKLRLPDILLMALFSVTMKAWIIITLWFLLAPIARKYEVGPLYILATGFLIILLNLGRRQQGDISAYSIFNEDFREIPGTFNAERIDRDLRAGQL, encoded by the exons ATGGCCGCTGCGGCGGGCGACGAGCCGGAGACGACGGTAGAGGTGAAGCTGCGCGCCGTCGGTCCGTCCAGGCCCACCACCATCCGCCTCCCCCCGCTCATCTCG GTTGCCGATCTGCGCCGCAGCGTCGCTCTCGACCGGCGTCTCCCAGAAGACCGCCTCCGCCTGGTCCTCCGGGGGACGACTCTCCCGTGGGGAGACGACACCCATGTCAAGCTCCGCGACGGGG ATAGTCTTATAGTTGCCGTGGCACCTAAACCACCTGCTAAGCATctccgcggtgatgatgatgatgatgacgatgacgatgaagaagaACTG AAGTTCAAGATACCTCAAACAACAACCTGGTGGAAGAAAAGGATTTTCATATTTCTTCGAGAAAAACTGAGATTGCCCG ATATCTTGTTGATGGCACTATTTTCTGTCACTATGAAAGCATGGATTATCATCACACTATGGTTCCTATTGGCACCTATTGCTCGAAAGTATGAGGTCGGACCTTTATAT ATACTTGCGACAGGTTTCTTGATCATACTTCTTAACCTTGGAAGACGACAACAAGGTGATATTAG TGCATACTCCATATTCAATGAAGACTTCAGGGAGATTCCAGGAACATTTAACGCGGAGCGCATAGATAGAGACCTCCGGGCAGGTCAATTGTAA